From the Microtus ochrogaster isolate Prairie Vole_2 chromosome 8, MicOch1.0, whole genome shotgun sequence genome, the window gatgtctgtgtgagagtgcctctggaactggagtcagagacagttgtgagctgccatgtgggtgctgggtgttgatcctgggtcctctggaagagcagtcagtgctcttaaccgtgtagtcatctctccagcccctgaatggTGGAATTTTGCAGCACAAaatttaattgttcttaataataaaaatccacagTCAGATATTAGTGGATGAAActaaaaaatcagagaagcagtgcagccagctaCTAGAAATGgaaagaccttttacctctaccaaatcctcaggcTGAAGGGGCGACCCTgcctctacaaatcctcagactgcatgatcaactgaatcctcagactgcctctgagctcctgtctcctgccttacattcctctctccacccagtcatatcccttcctgtctccaccttcctagtgctgggactaaaggcctgtaactcccaagtactgggattaaaggtttgagccaccaccaccttgctCTAATTCTTTTTTAGACTGGATTAATCTTaagtagcccaggatagccttgaactgacagagatccacctgcctctgtctcccaagtgctgggactaaaggtgttgccaccacttcctgtcctctatggctaactagtggctagctctgcactctataatcttcagacaagctttatttgttagattacaaacaaaatatcactacagaaatCTAAGTAATTTTCTCCCAATGGCAGTATAGTAGAGTGGTAAGAGGCTGGGCTTGGCATCAGAAAGTATCATTTAGTATCTCTTTGGTTTTTGACAAATGACAAACCTTTGGTTTTCCCATCTGTTGGATTGTTTTGAGGTGTAGCTCTGTGGCaaggtgcttgcctagcatgcagaaagcTATTTTTTAAGGAAGGATCTTACTTCAGTCCCAAGAACTCACCTGTGTTCTGGCTTACTTGGCTGTAAATGGTTGGCGTTActgcatagacacagacagaatattgtatacataataaatattttttaaaaatgcatttatggcctggcgatggtggcgcacgcctttaatcccagcactcgggaggcagaggcaggcggatctctgtgagttcgagaccagcctggtctacagagctagttccaggacaggctccaaagccacaggaaaaccctgtctcgaaaaaaaaaatcatttatgtatacagtattctatccgcatgtatgcctgcaggccagaagagggcacaagatctcattacagatggttgtgatccaccatgtggttgctgggaattgaactcaggacctctggaagagcagtgagtgctcttaaccattgagcaaaccactgagccatctctccagcccccccatgaTCCTCTTTAAAAGCTTAAAAGAgggagctaggcagtggtggtgcacacctttaattccagcactcaggaggcagaggcaggcaggtctctgagagttcgaggccaacctggtcaacaagagctagtttcaggacaggctccaaaggtacagagaaaccctgtcttggaaaaaaaaaaagaccttaaaagAGGGTTCATAATCacaattcatttgttttataatgaAGCTGGGCTACTTTGAGGCTACAGACCTGTCATTAGTGCACAAGTGTGTCAGCTGGGAAAATCCACTAGCACCATAGTTTCTGATCTAGTGGGAAGAGCCTAACCTCTGCTTCAAGGCTGTTCAACCACAAAGGGCATCCTGGCCGCCATGGGACATAGCCACCAGCATGCAATATGCTTCCCTGATTAATCTGCCTGGTCTTGCTGTCttagtttgttatttttacatatatgtatcatTTCCAGATTTCTGTTATACTAAACATAtactttttttgctttatgtacattgatgttttgccataGGTGTTGGGTGGAATTacagactggaattacagacagttgtgagctgccatgtgggtgctgggaattgagcccaggtcctctggaagagcagtcagtactcttaacttctgaaccatctctccagcccccatatacTTCTTTATAATCAAAGAGCAAGATAAAAATGCCCAATAACAAGCTagaggtggtggtacatgctcaTAATCCTAAAAttcagaaagctgaagcaggaagattataaATTTCAGGTCAGCCATGAGACATCTTATTAAcctttaacaacaacaaaggtTGTACAGATAATCTCTAGCTTaagatctttttattgtttttccttttcttcctccctttcttaaaatattacattgttgccaagcagtagtggcacacacctttaatcccagcactcaggaaacagaggcaggcagatatctgtgagttcaaggtcaacctggtctacaaagtaaattccaggataactagagctacacagagaaactctgtcttgaaaaacttaaaacaaaaaattgctggtgctcttgcagaggatcctggttcagtttccagtactcTTGTGGTGACTCAAAACCACTTGTAAATCCAGTTACCTCttctgacgtgtgtgtgtgcacatgtgtgcacatgtgcatgagtgCCAACACCCACACCTacatggaaatcagaggacaattctttgttgttgtttttgggtttttttttttgttttggttttggttttttgttttttgggtttttttttgtttgtttttttttttttggtttttcgagacagggtttctctctagctttgaagcctgtcctggaactagctcttgtagaccaagctggcctcaaactcacaaagatcctcctgcctctgcctcctgagtgttaggattaaaggcatgttccaccactgccaagccagaggacaatttgtaggagttggttctttcttgaCACCGCATGGGGCCCAGGGAACAAACCCAGGTCAGGaccttagcagcaagtgcctttactcacctAGCCCTCTCGTCAGCCCAAGATCTTTTGATTTTAGAAGATGTAGACAATCAGGAGaaaccacacctggccttttagTTTTGATCTTTTCCTTTGCTAGCAATGGCCAGTCCACACCTCCCCATCCTGGGGAAGCAGCTAACACTCAGCCTAGACTGTGTTGCTAAGCTGTAATGGTCTGCAGATTATAGACTCTGTGCATATTTTGTCTtggaatattttcaatttatgatGTATTTAGAGGTACATTGTAAGATGAGGTACAGTATATTTGTACAGAACATGCTTGGCTCGGGAGCtagggtagctcagtggtacttgctgctctaccagagggcccaggttcagttcaggttcccatgtggcagctcacagccatccataacttcagttccaggagatttaaCATTCTCTGCTGGTTTCCTTGGGCACCAaccatgcacatggtacacacatatataataaaaataagtaaaagagacaaaaacatacttggctgaatattttattttgtatcccTAACTTGGGTTTCCAGACTCATTCTTGCTATTAAGAAAGTGTCCCAGTGCCCTAAATACGTAGGAAGCAGTGCAATAAAGTACCTGATAGGCCAGGGACTGTGAGAGGGCAAATTACAGCTTAAATGGCTTCAGAGATGCTGAGCCTCTGCGTCTGTCTTCCAGGTCGAAATGAGCCCTTGAAGAAGGAGCGACTCAAATGGAAGAGTGACTACCCCATGACTGATGGGCAGCTGCGGAGCAAACGAGATGAGTTCTGGGACACAGCTCCTGCCTTTGAGGGCCGCAAAGAGATCTGGGATGCCCTCAAGGCTGCCGCCTATGCTGCTGAAGCTAACGACCATGAGCTGGCTCAGGCCATCCTGGATGGAGCCAGCATCACCTTGCCTCATGGTAAGCAGGCAGGTCCCAGACTCTGTATCCTTGCAGGGGCTGGGGATGTCAGGGTTCATAGCACAGAGGTGGAGGAAAGTCACCACGTGTCAGTAGTTTCTGTTTAAACAGATGGGGatggagaaatatatatacatatacatatatatacacttattatatatattattcatatatattattcatttaaaCAACTCTTTCTGGCATGAACAGAGAAGCACAAgacataaagccaggcatggtagcacatgccagTGATCCAAGCACATGAGaggtagacacaggaggatctGAAATtcaagttgaaggccagtctgTGTTACAGGAGTCtgtcagggaaggaaggagagagggaagggggggaagtaggagggagggacaggatcCCCCTTTGCCtaatgagaagacagaaagacaccAATAAAACCTACAAGAtgggccggagagatgactcagtggttaagggcactgactgctcttccagaggactcaggttcaattcccagtacccacatggcagctaacaaatgtctgtaactccaagatctgacactctcacacagacatacatataggaagtcaaattaaataaaaataaagtactaaaAACTACAAGCTAAAAACTTGCTGGAGGTACTTAGGGTCTCAGAGCACCCTTGTTAGGCAGTATAAAGGAAAGCAATACAGAGCTCCAGTCCCAGACCTAGGTCCTGACTGTTCCTTTCTCAGCTTGTGACCTCTCCTAGCTGCGTGACCCTGAGCAGGGCATGTCTCATGTTAAAACCTGACTCTTGCAACCACAAAGCATTGATCAGGATGTACATAATATCACCTAGTCCAGTACCAGCGCACTTAGGGGATGTTCAGTACTCAGTAAATGCATTCTTACTTGCATTACATTGTACCAGTAAGGAGATTGGGGCTCAGCCCAGCACCTAGCATGTGTAGTCAACCAAAATGTTGAATAAACAAGTGAGAAGTAACATGCCATGGCTGATGGAGCCAGCCCTGTGTTCTTCTGCCCTAGAGAATCCTGACTCTGGGATGAGCCTGGGGACTGGAGTAGCTGCAGAACGAGTTAATCTGCTTAGGCTGCTGTAAACAGCATGCCACACACGGGTTCCTTAATCACTAGAAATCTGTTTCTCACAATTCTAGAAGCTGGAAAATCCAAGGAACAAGTGACAGCCGTTTGGTTCTGGTGACGGTTCTCACCTCTTTGCTGTTCTCACAtggtagacaggcagacaggcagagagagggtaTGGGGAGAGTTCTCTGGGGCCTTTCCTTGTAAGAAAACTTATTCCATCAGATTATCCCAACTTTATCATTTACTCATGTAACTATTACTTTCAAATATGCTTCATCATAGGAATTTGGGGGACACAGTATTCAGTGCATGACAGCAGGTCCCTACACTCCACTGATTGCCCTCCCTTTCTCACAGGAACCCTTTGTGAATGCTATGATGAGCTGGGCAACCGCTACCAACTGCCCGTCTATTGCCTGTCACCACCTGTGAACCTGCTGTTGGAGCACACAGAGGAGGAGAGCCTGGAGCCCCCTGAGCCCACCCCTAGTGTGCGCCGTGAATTCCCACTGAAAGTGCGCCTCTCCACAGGCAAGGACGTGAGGCTCAATGCCAGCCTGCCCGACACAGTGGGGCAGCTCAAAAGGCAGCTGCACAGCCAGGAGGGCATCGAGCCATCCTGGCAGAGATGGTTTTTCTCCGGGAAGCTGCTTACAGACCGCACACGGCTCCAGGAAACCAAAATTCAAAAAGACTTTGTCATTCAGGTCATCATCAACC encodes:
- the Ubtd1 gene encoding ubiquitin domain-containing protein 1; the protein is MGNCVGRQRRERPAAPGHPRKRAGRNEPLKKERLKWKSDYPMTDGQLRSKRDEFWDTAPAFEGRKEIWDALKAAAYAAEANDHELAQAILDGASITLPHGTLCECYDELGNRYQLPVYCLSPPVNLLLEHTEEESLEPPEPTPSVRREFPLKVRLSTGKDVRLNASLPDTVGQLKRQLHSQEGIEPSWQRWFFSGKLLTDRTRLQETKIQKDFVIQVIINQPPPPQD